The following proteins are encoded in a genomic region of Necator americanus strain Aroian chromosome II, whole genome shotgun sequence:
- a CDS encoding hypothetical protein (NECATOR_CHRII.G4293.T1): MRGLTMKNLGLSKELGRRTVTSTMNRVSEPDKARAEDGNKADTDSATKRIGLIGILLSLKIHAYFPGFAFSVRAPRVFVTDNSLIDFTETVADTYPSTVSLMNFRHITIYMYLFSSAKPRPQLHFSESARCDEWNTNALVQSPHAKTVCAT, from the exons ATGCGAGGATTAACTATGAAGAACCTAGGACTCAGCAAGGAACTTGGACGTCGCACAGTTACTTCCACAATGAACCGAGTATCTGAACCAGATAAAGCCAGAGCCGAG GACGGAAATAAAGCCGATACTGACAGTGCAACTAAAAGAATAGGATTAATCGGAATTCTTCTTAGTCTTAAAATCCATGCCTACTTTCCTGGTTTCGCATTCTCTGTTCGGGCACCTCG tgTATTCGTCACAGATAATAGTCTGATCGATTTCACAGAGACTGTGGCTGACACGTACCCATCTACAGTCTCCCTGATGAATTTCCGACACATTACAATTTACATGTATTTATTCTCAAGTGCCAAACCACGTCCACAACTGCACTTTTCCGAATCTGCGAGGTGTGATGAATGGAATACGAATGCGCTGGTGCAAAGCCCACACGCAAAAACTGTGTGCGCAACATAA